Proteins encoded by one window of Emys orbicularis isolate rEmyOrb1 chromosome 15, rEmyOrb1.hap1, whole genome shotgun sequence:
- the APOA1 gene encoding apolipoprotein A-I, with protein sequence MRSAVILALLFLTGTQARYFWQHDDPQTPLDRLKDMVQVYLETVKASGKEAITQFETSAVGKQLDLKLSDNLDSLTVAAQKLQEDYKETWELWVKDTEALKKELTKEMEEVKQKIQPFLEQFYKKWTEELELYRQKLAPIGEELKEMTKQKVEVLQQKLTPVAEEARDRLRGHVDELRKNLTPYSDELRQKLTQKLQEIREKGIPQAAEYQAKVIQHLTAFREKVTPLVQDFKERLTPYAEGLKTRFLTLLDNLRKNMAQAN encoded by the exons ATGAGATCCGCTGTGATCCTCGCCCTGTTGTTCCTCACAG GGACTCAGGCCCGCTACTTCTGGCAGCATGACGACCCGCAGACACCCTTGGATCGCCTCAAGGACATGGTCCAGGTCTACCTGGAGACTGTCAAGGCCAGTGGCAAGGAAGCCATTACCCAGTTTGAGACCTCGGCAGTTGGCAAACAGCTTGA CCTGAAGCTGTCTGACAACCTGGACTCCCTGACGGTGGCGGCGCAGAAACTGCAGGAGGACTACAAGGAgacctgggagctgtgggtgaaGGACACCGAGGCCCTGAAGAAGGAGCTGACCAAGGAAATGGAGGAGGTGAAACAGAAGATCCAGCCCTTCCTGGAGCAGTTCTACAAGAAGTGGACAGAGGAGCTGGAGCTCTATCGCCAGAAGCTGGCCCCCATCGGCGAGGAGCTGAAGGAGATGACCAAGCAGAAGGTGGAGGTCCTGCAGCAGAAGCTGACCCCCGTGGCTGAGGAGGCCCGGGACCGGCTGCGCGGGCACGTGGATGAGCTGCGCAAGAACCTGACCCCCTACAGCGACGAGCTGCGCCAGAAGCTGACCCAGAAGCTGCAGGAGATTCGGGAGAAGGGCATCCCCCAGGCTGCCGAGTACCAGGCCAAGGTGATCCAGCACCTCACCGCCTTCCGAGAGAAGGTCACGCCCCTCGTGCAGGATTTCAAGGAGCGCCTGACCCCCTATGCTGAGGGCCTCAAGACCCGCTTCCTGACCCTGCTGGACAACCTCCGAAAGAACATGGCCCAGGCCAACTAG